The stretch of DNA ACCTAAAGGGATACAGGGCCCAATAGTAAGTCACCGGTTATAATAAGGTGTGCATCTGGATTTCAGAGGATTGCATTTCCGTTAAGGCAGAAAGCCTTTtgaacacaattttttttttctcgattTGATGTATAATGCATTTGTCGATGTGGTatcaaacatcaaagagaaactttGCCAAGTTTTGTTTTGGCAATTAAATTCACAGTTACTCGTTGAAATATTCTTACAAGCTTTTAGTCTGAATCCGTGTGCCTCACACATTTAGAGGCATCAAAACTGATGTACTTCAAAATGATGTATAATTAGATGCCAGTAGACTTTAATGAATGACAAGGCATAAAACAAATGGTGGAGGGATAAATCAGCCCGTGAAGATCTTCAGTGCACTGCTCTGCATTAAATTATTCATAATTACCAATGTCCATTATGCAAAAGGCCAGCAGTCATTCTCTGGTTGCTGCTTCAGTTATGctgaaaaacctctttaaagcTTTCTTAAAAAACACGTCTGCGTTTCTGAATGTTTGCTCACATGCATGTTCAATGTGTTTTAAAATGATTATGAATTGACAGCAGTGAGTCACATCTGACCTGAATGTTTTAAACTGTGCATACATGAGGGGAAATTGGACCAGCGTTGTATTCAAATGCTGAGCCCTACATCAGATGGGTTGGAAAACCATACGTTCATTATGGCGTTTATAGCAAAATTAATTCAGAAACGGAACCAGCTAACTCAACGAAGACATGGAACAAATGAGACGGGAAGCTAAACTAACGATATGGATCAAAGATAAACTATTTAAAGATGAAccagaaagaaaagcaaacaaaaactgaCAGGACTTTTCAAAATAACCTAAAAACCAGAGGACAAAGCTCACAAAAGTATCCGAAACCCTTAAACTATGACCGAATGATACGGGTTGTAACGGCTGACACTCCTCCATTTTTTTAGGGCCCTCCTGGTCTTCCAGGAGCCAGCGGTGCAACAGGCAAACCTGGACCCAGAGGAAGCACGGGGGCCCCGGGGCTTCAGGGGCCACAGGGGCCGGCAGGAATCCCAGTGAGTGGGGACCTACCGTCGACTGCTGCTCGTAACGTGTTGTTACTTTTAGAAAGATGCAGATTCTATCTCAGTTCTATCAGTTCTATTCTCTGAAAGTTTAAACGATCTCTGTAGAGAAGCGCATAAAAACTGACGAGCATGTTTGCTGGGTCCCCACAGGGCCCACAGGGCGCTGATGGACTAACAGGAGCAGCGGGGGAAAAGGGACAAAAGGTAAGCTATGGTGGATAAGACAGTCGTGCAATATGAATCTTTCATTATAAATGCTTTGTCTGTGTAACCTTCAGTTACTGAACTGAGAATGAAACTTGCAGGGTTTACCGGAAGCAGCAGGTGAtgcaggcccaccaggaccacCTGGACCACTGGTGGGCATACCTTTATTTACGTGCAAATTAacttcatttcctgttttaagaTGGATCTGAACTGATCTATCCCAACAAATCTAGAGTTGCCTTGACTGTTAGCATTGAAGAAAATGTTAAACTTTATCTAGAATTTATAAGAAAGCGTTTTCCAGTAAAACCAAAACACTACAAAAGTCCCTACAACACAGAGCAacttttttatgtttcttttgATTATGAGGCATATCTCTGAGCTATATGAATGTTATAAAAGTATCAAAACACTCCATCAGCTGCAGAAAAGCACACAGCATGCATTAAGAAATAGTGCCTTAAACCAAGCCATTAGCACATTTGTTAAGCTGCGAAGCTAACAAGTTAAAGTTTGTTTCTAATGGTAGAGGCGGGTGCATTCAATGACGTAGTAGAAGTCAGATGGAAAATTAGAAGTTGCATACCTTAGTCTGGATATAAAACAgtaaacaaagacatttttttttaggttaagTGAACAATATAACTGCTGATGCAAATTTGGTGGTAATAGCAAAGCAAAAAGGAGAGTTTTTACTTCCCACTTCCAGGGTGCAGTGAGTGCAGCATAATTTAAAGttgatgaagatgaagaggaggcTGGATAGTTCTACGCTGAGCTGGAAGTGTGATGTAAAAATTCAAAAATCCACTGCAAATATAAACCACTCACTGAAGGAGATATTTTCTAGAATCCCAaacagagttgttttttttcccagagtTTTGGAGTTGGCAGCCATGTCAGATACCCAAATACAtgtctaaagaaaataaaaagggagctttttttataatatatggactctttaaaaaaaatcaaataacaaACAACTTAATAGGTAACCATTCTTTTCAATATAAGCATCAAACAGTATCTTGATGACATCACATTTTCTGTAAATCTGGAACAGATTTTTTAGGATTTGCAGTCATGCCATGTGCTTGTTTTATCGTGCTCGTTAGCATGAGGCATTTGTGCTGGATGAACTGCTGGATTAAATAAGTCTAAAGAGTCAGCATTTTGGGTTTGAACAATAAAACTGGCccagtgatggactggcgacctgtccagggtgaaccctGCCTCTTCGCCCAATGACCATAAGCTGATTGTCCCTTCAGGGTCTCCCCGGTCCAACAGGAAGCGAGGGTCCACCTGGAAGAAAAGGAGATCAGGTCAGTCATAACCTCTTCACTCATACATCTGTCCATTACTGTTTtcccaacacaaaaaaaaaacctgaagactgaggttatttattttcaatttcCAGGGTAAATAAGTGCCAACACTTTGAATTTATCAGCAGGTAGGAGGGACATTTGAAATGAAAACTGTACTGTGGGAAGTCTTCACAAAGGTGGATGACAAGAATTTTTAGAAAAGGTTTACTAATAAAAACTCTTACAACAAGCTGATTCCATccaactaaaaaaaagaaataaggcCCAGTAATGATGGTGTTCTTAAAAAGACTTCTTCCTCTCAGATGCCTTGTTTGGCTCTCTAAATAAGAATTCTCTTAGTTTTTCATAAGAGAAAGCGCCTGCTCATTATACAGACTAAACACAAGAGGTTGAAGTACAGTTGTTCCAAACAGCTGATgttaataatgatgatgataatgatacTTTCTTTATGTTGAGGACCagattagataaaaaaaaaactaaccacAAACAGTTAAAGGGAGTTTAGTGGGAAGCTTAACTAAACTGTTGGCTTTGGGGAATAGATCTGGTGTTTTAGGAGTTTTAAAAAAGATGAAGTACTGCAGATATTAGAAGGGAGAGTGTTTGGGGTGGGAGGGTCGGGGCTGCGACGCTGGAAGCTCTGTCACCGAAAGGTTGGGGGTGTAAGGGTGAAGGGGATGTTGTGAGAcggtcagtggggtcacatggcactgaaaggatcaaattattggctgaattacaataagaatgagttgagcaagggtaattctccttggatatatggcggtgaatgaatcggatcgtaggcacaaagcgtgtcataccccggtgtgataggtggcgctgtacccattccagctgttgctaatagagccacttcctgttgacctcttcaccaccaacaacaacaacaaactcaggcattggagaaagatggagaacgcagagcaagatgaaactacgtccctctacatttggtctgtgatgagctgcttgttgcacaaactcgatgcccaatggagcattctccatcgcgttgtttgtttctttctgacggcgacaacatcaggaatatcgtctcctttgacttccgggtcacgaccccgggaaaacatctggagcatgcgcagaacgcaaagtctgattcaccacgagcttcagcgtctacaagcaggtttaatttaactttcaacccagttatctcggggtcttaatccaatccgatccaatttcttgtcagattaaggtgtctacatgcacttaataactcagtcttattgtaatttagccaataatccgatcctttcagtgccatgtaaaaagaaaaagatctgtATCTGAAGTCGGCATCTTTGTTGTCCTCTCTGTCAGGGGGATGCGGGTCCTTCTGGGAAGCCTGGTGCTCAGGGGCCCTTAGGAGACAGAGGGTTTGAGGGCATAAAAGGCCTACAGGGACCACCGGGACCAGCTGGTAAAGAGGTGGGTGCATTCGTCCGCTGTTTACTCAAAGATGATCGTTGCAGAGCGGGATGCACATGAATAACTGCTTTATTCATAAAGGCCATCGTATCTCAATTATGCAACAAAGCCAAGCTGGCACGGCTTCAGCTCTGTCCTCACCGCTAGCTGGATGAAATATGTGCAACACAATCTGTACATGAGGTTTCCACATTGAATATAAATCTCTAGATGACAGCCTTTTGCTAAATAACTGTAGGTTTTACGAATGATTCTCCTACAACACTGTGCTCCAGCTGCTTATTGATTATTGAACGTCATGGTGGTTTTTCCTCCAGACTCTCTTGGTGGTTGAGCTGAACATGGATAAAGACGGAAAATTGTTCAACGTTCATTTCCTGATAGTGTAGAACTGAATTAGGTTGTTTTGACAGCTCTTCAGCCTCAGTTTACTCATCTTCTGCAGGGGGATGTCGGGCATCCTGGTGAATCTGGGGGTCCTGGACCCAAAGGGGAGAAGGTGAACTGAACTTACTCATTACTGTCCGATGAGGCGGATGCATATCTGATTCTCCATGAGGATCTCTTTGAAGTGTCTAATCAGACTGTGGTTGTTGTGGGCAGGGTCAGGTTGGACCTCCTGGTTTGACTGGTCAAGAGGGCCCCTGGGGGGCCATTGGAGAAAATGGTAAAAGGGGCCCAAACGGGGAGAAGGGCCACATTGGACTGATGGTAAGCAGAGATATTCTCCCTCACAGTTGTGAATTCTTTTTAGGTTTTgttggattattttaatggtgCTCCTAACTTTGGGTTTTAAGGCATTGACAGTGAGAATGGAGGAAATTTCCTCTACTTATATTCAACCAattattttgttagtttttgaTGTCCAGTTGGATGAAAATGTAATGATTACCAACAATGAAGTAATCTGACAAAGAAGTTTTGCCTGCTGCCCTTTAATATGAGGAGATAACCAGCAGTATGAGGGACTAGCATCACCAAACACCATTAGATAAGATTTATCAGCATGAATAATATCGAACTTATCAGTGGAAAACCTCCTGATGTCCTTAAACAGGGTGAACCAGGGCTGATGGGTGAGGTGGGTCCAGCGGGTCTGGCAGGATTTAAGGTGAGCGTTTTACCAGAATATGTAGCATCAGAGTTCTATTTGAATTAGCTTTTACAGAACAAGTCACAGCTGACATTTACTGGCCCTCTGACTGATGTTTCTGTGTGCTTTTATCTTCTTGTTTCAGGGGGCCAAAGGTCCACTGGGACCTCCAGGGCTAGATGGACCTCAGGGAGAAAAGGTTactagcattttttttaaaagtgaagTTACAAGTTTGTAACATAACCAGGTTTCTATCACTTTCCTGTTTCCAGTGTGTCATTATTGCCAGAAAAACCAATATGATAATCATAACTATGTTTTCATTGTTGTTAAATCAGAAGGAAATTGTTGTAATTTCATTGTCTTAGCTTGAGAAGTTTATGTCCAATGACACGGGTTGCTCTCCCTCCCCGACTGTTATTTTTGCACCGCCATGTTGCTACGGTAGCTCAGGAGTGACAAAACCAAAGACTGGCTCTGGAGTGGGCCATTTGCATTGTGGGGGGAGGGGTACGCTTTGGTTGCAGTTTGCAATTCGTGACACTGGACGACACTATTACATTAACACTGGACCTTGAAAGCAATGTTATTAGATTTTGCTGTGTGGTGGCACAAAGTTATGTTTGGTGCATTATTTTTCATATAGTTCTAAGTTAGAACGGTGAAGGGTTGCAGAAAACAGCCTGTTGCTCATGCAGCAAAAACAACAACCGGCCTCAGCTGCATGGAACCTATCTAACCATATCTGTTGTAGGGCCAGGactcgattaaaaaaaaaaaaatctaattaatcagAGGCTTTGTAATgaattaatcgcatttttaaTCACATAAATATTTGACCTAAAATAGTGAGAACTTCTTTTTTTCACCGTCTTTCTGCATGGCAGCTTATATGTTGTGTCAGACGATTTTTTTCAGACGTGGACCCTGAAACTAGTCATCTGATTGGGTTAGGGTCTTTGTCCGAGTCGTCCTGGCTAGCTTCCACTCTAGCTGCTATATGTTTTGCATTGAGGTGATACTAGAGGCTGGATATGCGAATTCCTGGTTGCATAATTTGCACACAACCGTGCTCTTATCAAcgcctccatctgtctgttttttaaaacaaaatttcCCAACCAAAGCGGTCTCACCAGCCTCTTCTTTAATGTTTGAAGAGGCTGAAGTCATGAACGTTAGTTGGTGCCCCAGTGTTATCGATTCGCCTGAAACTCATTCAGTGAGAAACGTTCGGCGgtgcaaaaataattgaaaTTAAAATACGTTaaactacggaagcccagagcggacatggtacgtaaaaacttttttttgatggttttctcgagataacaagttcatttaccgatggttttcgaggccactttttctccccagtccgcccgtttatatgtgttttatgtgttcgcagtttgtttgtcttgtagagacaactttcatatcagcccgcgtcatttaaggagacggccggctcgactgcagctcagcaggcgtttacacctcagtgatcctgatgatatagtcgacttcatcagtgaccacctgaggggaccaggccgtctccatggttaccgatgatgcacgagaggtgccgttatcgttttctcgacataacgagataaataactcgttatctcgagaaaactaaatgctcgtcacaccagcgggatttgctttgtgcattttcacaaacgctccacattccatgtttgattcataggctactttattcagttttcattgaaaggggggtaaagatgggtaaaaacctttgccagaaatacgtataaacacataaaaacaggggcggactggggagaaaaagtggcctcgaaaaccatcggtaaattaattcgttatctcgagaaaacgatcattgttttctcgagataacgccataattatctcattatctcgagaaaaccatcagaaaaaagtttatgcgtaccacgtccgctctgggcttccgtattaAATCATTTTGGTGTAATTACTTATTCTTAATTAACACGTTAAAGTCCGGGCCCTAATTTATTGGTAATTAGGTTTAGCTTACTTTATATCATTCACCTTCCAAACACAAACAGCCATGAAAGTAGAAAAGTTCAACAGtttacaacaaaacaaagaccaGCGTTAGTTACTATCATCCACAATAAAATCTCCTGCTCAGTACTGTTAAGGTGCCAACATGGCGGCAGATTCTTTCATTTCTACAAGGTGGGAGATTCTGTGTGTGGACAATTCTAACGCTACCCCTGTTCTACCATTCATACCAACACTGGTATCGATACCAACATGTATTTCGATACTTTGATACTTTTCCGAATAAAAAGAGAACACAAAAAATGTCATTGTTGACTTTATTTTAATAGAAAATCTTAGAACTATAACTATGCATcagtaaataaaacagaatatcaCAAAGACGCTTTTCTAATGTacaattttaaaataaatcaaatataaaacaatacaAATAGGCTATTTAAACCAGAGAAATTGTTAGCATTTGTTTCTGGTGACAACATAATCAATGTCTGCTTCAGCCTTTAGACGCAATGTGAAAGCAGTGATACTGAAGCTTTTCCATCCATCTCTTCAGGGGGAGTCTGGGCTCGCAGGCATCCCTGGACCACCAGGGTCAGAGGGTCCTCAGGTGAGCTTCTGTTTGCACTTTCTGTCCAACACTGCACAGTTACCTCAGGAAACTTTTCGATCAGTGTTTTTCTGATTCCCACTTCCACAGGGAGTGAGTGGACCTCGTGGTGTCAGAGGAGACGGTGGGAGGCCGGGACCACCCGTAAGTGTCCTCAGGAAATTGTTAGTATTTGGTCATTAACAGTAATGTTGTAAGCACAATAACGTATCTACGATCATCTGATGCACACGAATCAGGTCAAGTAGAAGGAAAGTGGTCCTTACTTTCCTCACGACTTTGACTCAAAAGTGATAATAAATTTTCATTGAGAAAAGTTTAGTGTTTGGTCTCAAAATCTGGTTTTTAATGGCATTATTTTCCAtgaatttacattttaaaaacaaataataaatattTCCTAAAGAAAAAAGACTAAACTTTTTGTGACACTTGCATGGCAGGGTCCGGTTGGACAATTTGGACCTCAGGGTAATCTGGGACCCAAAGGAGAGCCTGGGGAACAAGGACTGAAGGGAGAGCCAGGCGCTCCGGGCCCATCAGGGGAACAGGTAAGTAAAGTTTTCATGTTGCATGTATTTAATTCCAGTGCATGTCTGTGTACAAATATCCAACAACTACATCAGTAatactgattttcttttttttttttttttgtttgcaggGTGAGGATGGCTTTTCAGGAAACCAGGGTCCTTCAGGCCTGCTTGGGGACGAGGTGAAAACCAAACCATTGAGTAGCATCAATaatctgtttgttttcagtgtCAAAGACTGCTTTATAAAtttataatttatttgtttctaaCCTTGTTACTTGTGCTTATTACATCTTGTTTTTTAGGGACCAGCTGGAGCAATGGGACAACAGGGTCCTCCAGGTTCCATAGGGGCTCCAGTAAGTGCCAGAAAAACACTACAAATGAGGAAGTTGTAGTTATTCCCTCAGCTACATTTTAGATATAGTATCTTGTAAAAGTATTCATCCCTCTTGTTGTTTTCCCATATTTTGTAGCACCACAGTTTGTCATTTAAACTAacattttttgggggattttatGTAACGTAGGGATCAGAAGGAAAACCAGGACCTGAAGGGAAACAGGGCACCAAAGGAGAGCAGGTAAAATCTATGTGAAAGTGAATGCAGTTATTAGGTGCACATGTAAACAAAGCGGATATCCTGTAAGTCACACTTATTATTTTTGTCCTGTGGATTGGATAGAAAGATTAATATCGCACACGGAGCTGGAAATAGCTCGTCTGTTTCCATCTTTTTTCTCGAGCTAAGCCCACTAAGCCCACGTGCCTTTCAGCTCTCGGTGCTCTTTTTTCCAGCTGCAGTTCCACTTCTCTAACAAAAGATGGCATTATGTTGCAGTTTCAACCCTCCAACGTGACATTTTAGTTGGAATTTAATCTTGATACAGTGTGAATGTAATGAATTTGGGCTCTTCTTATTCAAACCGCTCACTCCAAACAAGCAGAACCTGCACCATCCCCTCATCCAGACAGAATCTTCCCTGAGAAATACTAATCTGACCACTTTGCATTATACTCCAACAGGGAGAGGATGGTCAGATGGGACCACCAGGGAAGACCGGTCACGCTGGACGAAGGGTAAGACCACCCTGCTTTGGTGTTAGGAACCTTAAGTAGGTCAAATTTTAGCATGCAAAAAAATATGGAAGTTATGAACCCAATAAATATTGAGTCATTTTCTCTGTTTGTAATATTAATGCCAGGAAAAAAGAGCCTTTTAATTAGACTTCAAAACAAAGAAATGGCATCGATCTTGTTCCATGTTTTCATAGAATAAGAAGTAGCTAAAAACGGGTGCTCTGACAGTCCCTGCAGGAACGGATTCATCCATAAAACATGAGGCAGATGCATGTGTATTCTCACATTTATTGTTTTGATTTGTTGACAAAGACGTAAAACTGATCCGCAGGGAAAACGGGGGAAGGCCGGAGCCAGGGGGAACAGAGGAGACACAGGGCCGAAGGTGGGCGTCGACAAACaaactacaacaacaaactaccgCTCACATGATCACATGAGCTCCAACAGTGGtttgtgttttgtctttaagGGTGAAAAAGGTGACGTTGGACCTGCAGGCCTCCCCGGGTGGTCGGGGTTCATCGTAAGTCAGCTACAATATGCGCCCGTTAACTCTGAAATGTCCCCTCCAATAACCTGTCCCGTTCATTTATTAGGAGGGAAAAAGATCCTCAAAGGGATGGATATTGTAACAACAGTTCATTTTTATctaaagtgtttgttttttcaccaAGGGACTCCCTGGCATCCCTGGAGAGTCGGGGGATCAAGGTGAAAAGGGGAAACAGGTAAACTTAGGCGGTGTTGGGGGGGAACAGCTTTGCATCTAAATCCAAACCCGACACAGTCTGGCAAGATTCTGTTTGTGGAAGCAAAACTCGCTCCGTTGGTAGAAGAACTCTGCTGCATGTGGATGCATGAAATGCTCCTTCCAGCCCGACTTGGTTTTGTTCCGGTTTATCAGtgagtgtattttttttaaattatccaTTTAGGCCCGGAATAACCTAAAAATAGGCCAGTAGAGACCACAGAATTCACAATTGTTGTTGAATATCAACACTGTTGATTAGATATCCGCCCAGTTTAGAGTATTGTAGATTAATTTATAGACTAAGAATGACGAAGCGAGACGTTTTCTTCAGTTCTGACGTACTTTAGTTAATAACAAAGGAAAAAACATACAGTAATCACGTCACGTTCACCTTTCTGCTCCTAGAACATCTTGGGTAGTGAAGTCCTTTCAATGCAActacaaataaattaaattcagtCTCCTTTTAACCACATATTCATTGCATGAACTGGGTTTTATCAATATTAATGTTAACTTATATTTCAACTTGTATGAACTTATTTATTCTTGTCAAATAATGTCTTGGCAACAAATAAATTCTCAACATAGAGGAACATTTTAGCGTTGCGTTCTGACTCACTAGATCAGGTGTTTGATGACACTTTTGTTGGTTTTATTCATGATACATGAGGCCATGAATTGTATGGCAAACAGCATATTTTCATCGTATTAGAAGAATAAACCAGGTGAGCTTGTGTTTCATGATCAGGGTGAAATTAATTTGTGGCTTT from Odontesthes bonariensis isolate fOdoBon6 chromosome 22, fOdoBon6.hap1, whole genome shotgun sequence encodes:
- the LOC142373309 gene encoding uncharacterized protein LOC142373309, whose translation is MNNIELISGKPPDVLKQGEPGLMGEVGPAGLAGFKGAKGPLGPPGLDGPQGEKGESGLAGIPGPPGSEGPQGVSGPRGVRGDGGRPGPPGPVGQFGPQGNLGPKGEPGEQGLKGEPGAPGPSGEQGEDGFSGNQGPSGLLGDEGPAGAMGQQGPPGSIGAPGSEGKPGPEGKQGTKGEQGEDGQMGPPGKTGHAGRRVRPPCFGVRNLK